A stretch of the Acanthochromis polyacanthus isolate Apoly-LR-REF ecotype Palm Island chromosome 22, KAUST_Apoly_ChrSc, whole genome shotgun sequence genome encodes the following:
- the rcan1b gene encoding calcipressin-1 isoform X2: MHIKTTKCNRFCLVASVTNHEVFHRPEAQASFEALFRSFDPEVQFQYFKSFQRVRISFSDALAAAEARLRLHKTDFNGKEMRLYFAQSVHIGSPRLEPPKPDKQFLISPPASPPVGWEQSQDATPVINYDLLCAISKLGPGDKYELHTATPTTPSVVVHVCEDERGDSSAPDDSDQDDKPRPPRPKIVQTRRPDYAPGVEQ, translated from the exons ATGCACATCAAGACCACCAAGTGTAACCGCTTCTGCCTGGTTGCCTCGGTGACCAACCACGAAGTGTTTCACCGTCCCGAGGCGCAG GCCAGCTTTGAGGCCTTGTTCCGCTCCTTCGACCCGGAGGTGCAGTTCCAATACTTCAAGTCCTTCCAGCGGGTCAGAATCAGCTTCAGTGACGCTCTGGCTGCAGCCGAGGCTCGACTCCGACTGCACAAGACCGACTTCAACGGCAAAGAGATGAGGCTCTACTTTGCACAG TCCGTCCACATAGGAAGTCCTCGTCTGGAGCCTCCAAAGCCCGATAAGCAGTTCCTCATCTCCCCTCCTGCCTCCCCTCCGGTGGGCTGGGAGCAGAGTCAGGACGCCACGCCGGTCATCAACTACGACCTGCTGTGTGCCATCTCCAAACTGGGACCAG GAGACAAGTACGAGCTGCACACCGCCACCCCCACCACCCCCAGCGTGGTCGTCCACGTGTGCGAGGATGAGCGCGGCGACAGCTCGGCGCCCGACGACAGCGACCAGGACGacaagccccgccccccgcGGCCCAAGATCGTCCAGACCCGCCGGCCCGACTACGCCCCCGGAGTGGAGCAGTGA
- the rcan1b gene encoding calcipressin-1 isoform X3: MRLYFAQSVHIGSPRLEPPKPDKQFLISPPASPPVGWEQSQDATPVINYDLLCAISKLGPGDKYELHTATPTTPSVVVHVCEDERGDSSAPDDSDQDDKPRPPRPKIVQTRRPDYAPGVEQ, encoded by the exons ATGAGGCTCTACTTTGCACAG TCCGTCCACATAGGAAGTCCTCGTCTGGAGCCTCCAAAGCCCGATAAGCAGTTCCTCATCTCCCCTCCTGCCTCCCCTCCGGTGGGCTGGGAGCAGAGTCAGGACGCCACGCCGGTCATCAACTACGACCTGCTGTGTGCCATCTCCAAACTGGGACCAG GAGACAAGTACGAGCTGCACACCGCCACCCCCACCACCCCCAGCGTGGTCGTCCACGTGTGCGAGGATGAGCGCGGCGACAGCTCGGCGCCCGACGACAGCGACCAGGACGacaagccccgccccccgcGGCCCAAGATCGTCCAGACCCGCCGGCCCGACTACGCCCCCGGAGTGGAGCAGTGA